The sequence GCTTCAGCTGATGGAGAAGATGAGCCTTAATCCGGCGAAGCTCTATCATCTGGATTCCGGTTCTGTGGAAGAAGGAAAGGCGGCGGACCTGGTGCTCTTTGATCCGGAGGAAGAGTGGACCGTAGGGGAATTTGCATCAAAATCTTCTAATTCACCGTTTACCGGAAGCAGACTGTATGGAAAAGTAAAATATACAATCTGTGACGGGAAAATCGTGTATCGGGATGGAGAATAAGGCCGGAGGGGGAAACTTTCATGAAACAATATACGACCATCCTTTTCGACGTGGACGGAACGCTTCTCGATTTTGACTCTGCGGAGGAACGCGGGCTTGCCAGTGTGTTCAAAGAGTATGAAGAAAGCGGGGGATGCCGGACGGCGGATTTAATCGGAACGTACCGCAGGGTGAACCGCGGCTTATGGGATGCCTATGAGAAAGGTCTCATTACGAAAGACCATATCACGGATACCAGATTCGGCGCCGTGTTTGAGGCCCATGG comes from Anaerotignum faecicola and encodes:
- a CDS encoding amidohydrolase family protein, whose product is LQLMEKMSLNPAKLYHLDSGSVEEGKAADLVLFDPEEEWTVGEFASKSSNSPFTGSRLYGKVKYTICDGKIVYRDGE
- a CDS encoding HAD family hydrolase yields the protein MKQYTTILFDVDGTLLDFDSAEERGLASVFKEYEESGGCRTADLIGTYRRVNRGLWDAYEKGLITKDHITDTRFGAVFEAHG